The Silene latifolia isolate original U9 population chromosome X, ASM4854445v1, whole genome shotgun sequence genome contains the following window.
ctgagtaagaggtgaaggtacgtattgggaagccctttcatcggacacccaatcccacccacggtagcggcctctactgatcgatcttggttagtttaatgcaaaagttgataaaacgggtaaatgcatgaatgcgcatcgacaagtttaaacctaacatgtgagctttctatgtcggttgtttatccaagtatcaagtaattgatgtcaagtttgatttaatgttgatttgcatgcaagacggaaattaaacatccatttaccgagttaggttcatggtgcataacgtgatccatttatcttagaaaggcgttttgcaaatataatGGAAAAGGGGcatatttgtcatctgatccatcctgtattcgggttaatcgaagtagggatcgtcctagacaagtgctggaaaggaagcagggtctacatcaggcagcctattgaggcgcgagccgtcaggcgatgcaagcagacctgtcctggtttgaaaactggaaaatagttggcttgtttaggcgcgggtcaacaaaCTATCCAAGAGACGTCTTCTGAACATTTGAAATCGTTTGAAAAACGGTTTGTAaggagggtgtttgaacccgtcttggtttgaaaaggtcgtttagaccgcttttgtattaatgtgaggaacgagacttgaataatcgccattgtattgatgatattcgatgtcgggttcggttttgcaagcgtGACAGGCagagttttgaaaaatgattatgaagtAATTGTATTCTGTTtatttgtttgtgattagtcaatgtttatcaccgtactcgagtttaaaccgacatggtatgtggaaccaaggatgactttgcatttatgactaatatgttggttttgaaatgtaaagaaataaaataaaaggttttaaaataccttttaaaatgtaattaaccaaatattaccaccgaaacacggattagaccgccatggtataaggaaccaagggtaaaaatgttttatggttaaaaagatttatcataaaaatgattcaaaatggtaaaaaccgatttgaaaatggaaagaatgaactcaaacacgtttgagttctgaccagaataccccattgaggcgcgaggcaCCTAGTGGTGTTTTGGGCCTTCTGTTttggtcaaaactcggttttggctcattcgatccgtattttggaccatattatgcatgttttagcatgttatagtcataaaacagataaaagacctgaaaaaagaggatttttacaccctcatacttgctaggcttgagacgagaaatcgacgaaagtatAACAACTTGTTAGGTCAAAAAACTCGGttaaaaaccgttttagcaatgtaaagagtgttttgttaagtttagtgatggtgtagttggtcgagatggtcggtcaagtgatttaatgcacgatgacggtaccaaacaatgtgtatggcttgtattttcgatcggtaggtcgaaaatacgtgtcggtttgtgacttaagaagtcgagtcgagaattttaagggacaTATGAGGGGGCGAACACTCGGGTTCCTTCAAATGgtgacatttgaggggtatttataggaaaataggtggttgtgtgcgttttgagcgacgtggccgcatgggctacttgaagaggcgcgagccatttcgcgggttaTCGAGCtctcttgtcactatcacgcaattgaaatcatgatttgttctatcctatgttttggatggcatgatttGTACATGACCATTCAAGTATTCCAGGAATACTTAACATGAAAGCTTTAAGAAGTTTATTTTTTGGTGTTTGACttgatttgactcgttgttggagtcgggatttgaattttgagtcggtttttagtccggtgtcggttttgactctagttagtgtcattgtgaccccgttgtcgtgcataaaacactctaggtttttttgaaatgttttgttttcgaaatcattttgagttttccgacgtatagttataaaAAACTATCGATTAagcgctgcgattcctaagcatgttgtagtccgataatcatcgggtgtttcttggagactcgacagatactgggtatctacagctgGATTTTGCTTCAACTTTTTCCTTTGCCTCTTCTCTTGGAcggttgtttcattgttttcttATAGCTTGCTTCCATGCTTCAATTGGGCCTTAGAACCACCCCAAGCTTCCTCTAAAACATGATCAAATCCTCTATAACAGCTCAACACTCAGAATTGGTTAACAAAGACACAAGTCAAGCAAAACCGCTTCCTAGTGTCGCTTATTATGCACAAAATACGCTAAATAAACGGTAAATATGTGAGCTTATCAGTCTTTCGGCAAGGGAATACGACGGTAACCAAAAATATGCAAATGCTCATCAAAGTGACATTGAGAGCTACCCCATATGTAATAAGGGTACTCTAGAAGAGCATAGAAGTCTCATTGCATTCCTAAGCCTAGGACCAGGACTTCTTTGACAAAATTGCAAACTTTTCGACATTCATTTGGcatttgaactcaatttgatgattATAAGTGCCCATTCCCTTTGGGTAACAAAACAATAATGGTAGCCAaagaattatcacaccacaaggtactcttgactaggccttagtgtATGGGTCAAACGATACTAGCATGATACTATCTAGGCTGTTTTAAGactattctagcaaacaaagtcttaagGAGAAAGAGTATCTACAATGACCTATTCACCCATAACAAGGTTTCCAATTAAGCATTTTctaagattttattactaaagcAACTATGTGCCATGATGCAACCTATATATAAAcaatctaatgcatatgcttctaccaaatatatgacatataatctaaatgcaagctCCTAACAACATATAGGCACAAAACCGCAACAACCACAATACACAACATCCTCCTTCACATACAAGCCCATCCTCCTcaagtgacaaatgaaaagaaatggaagggaaaaatggtttagaacgatcataccaagcggtcttcatattTCCTTAGGATATGTCTCAAATGGAGTGTTGTacctatgtgagaagagaacaaaacacACATGTATATAtaaattctacactactaaagtaaagaacatgtttttggcatttgaaaaatttcaaatttttagggattttggatttttatgaaattaaatacaataaaataaagaacataattttggaatttttcaaggtttttcaaattttatgatttttgaaatataaattctcatcccccactttattttggacattgtacTCAATGTACACGGtagatttggaaatgaaaatgaaagacatattttttgtatttttgaaataagtgttatttgaaaaataaaaaacatgtttttgtatttttaaatatttttgaaaattaataacttgtttttgaatatttgaaatgGAAATACAAATGgaagatgcaatgcatgatatGAACGTATGCATGCTCTAGGTAAATGCAAAAAGATGTTTAACCTAGAGAGAGAAAGCTCCTGCCGTCTTCTCTAGGGCTGAGTATAATTTTGATTTTGGTGCAATTATGGCTAAGAAATCAACTATTACTAATAATTCTAAACATCTTACAAGTACAAAACAGTCAGTTACATCAAGTGCTATTcgatatgaaaaaaaaaacaagatatTGAAGGGACCAGATGTTGAAGTAGTTACAAAAGAACGAAGCATTCATGAGATTACTGGAATTCCTAAGTATCAATTGGATGATGGTCTggtagaagatgtggaggaggAGTCTGATGCTGATCAGGAATCTGGGGAACACAATAAGGAAGATGAGGTCTGGTATCAAAAACATGGTAAGcgaataatgaaaattattgaaGAGGATGACTTACTTGAATTGTCTGATGATGATGTCCAGAGTGAATTCGAGTATTAGCAACATGCTGTCTTTGGCTTTATTGTGGGAGCCAATCCCCCATGGCAGATCTTGGAGGGGTTCTTGAAGAGAATATGGAACAAATATAAAGTTGACAAGATATCATTCCTACCTAATGGGGTGTTCCTGGCCAGGTTTCAAACGGAAGAGATGAAACAAGCAGTCTTAAATAGTGGCCATTATCTCTTTGATAATAAGCCATTAATATTGAAACCGTGGTCTTCAGATGTTGCCCTAGAAAAAGCAGAGATTAAATAATTGCCAGCAAGGATAAGACTACATCAATTGCCTTTGAAATTTTGGGGCAATAGCCTGAAAAAAATTGCAGGTCTTATAGGAACATATGTTAAGAGTGGTTCTGCCACTGAGAATAAGACTAGATTGGGATTTGCTCGGGTTATGCTGGAACTTCAGTTGGGTCAATCTTTTCCTAACAAAGTAAAATTCCTAGATGAGAAGAAGAACCTGATTGAAGTAGATGTTGCCTATGAGTGGAAGCCAGGTATCTGTAGCAAATGCAAACAAATTGGTCATGAGCAACAAAACTGTAGAAAAGGCAAACCAACAGTCAATAATCAAAAAGTTACCAAACAAGTGTGGAGACCAGTGACTAAGAATAAAGTACCTGTAATTACTCCCCAGCAGGAGCATTCTGCAACTCAGACCATAGTACCAGTAGTTCCTCCTCGGCAGGAGCAATCTGGAACTACTATCCAGGAAAATGTGAGTCAACAGCCTACAGCAGAAATGACTCCACCTGCAAGAAAGACACCTGAAGATATACAATATTCTGTAGCCCCAATTAAGTAGTTGAGGACTAAGCAGGGAATTGAAAATGTAAGCAAGAATGGTTCACGCTCCCCAACTTATATGGAGGTGTTGAGTCCTTCCAGCTCACCCAAACAAGGTATTGGCATATCTGGTAATGGCCTACTCTCCCCCCATAAATAATGAATTTTGGATTCTGGAATGTGAGGGGGATGAATAGGGAGGGTAAGCAGAAGGTTGTACATAATTTTTTGCAAGCTAATAATGTTGGCTTATTTGGTTTGCTAGAGTCTAAAGTTAAGCCTAATAATTTGACTAAAGATGTGAGTAATGTATTTCATGAATGGAGTGTGTCCACTAATACTACCTATCATAAGGGAGGGAGAATATGGATTCTTTGGAAACCTCACTTATATGATATTCAATTTTTGGAATACAATCCTCAATATATTCACATGTATGTAGTTAATAAAAATTCTCAAGATTGGTTTTTTCACACCATTGTCTATGCTTTCAATGGTATCACTGAGAGAGAGTCACTCTGGTTAAATATTAAGAGGTTGGCTGCTTCCATTCAGGGGCCTTGCTCAGTAGGGGAGACTTCAATTGTGTGTTACAAGCTACTGAGAGGCTAAGGGGGCAGGTTTCTCTAGCTGAATCAGCACCTTTTCAAGACTGCCTAGATTGGTGTCAGCTCATGGATATTAAAGCTTCAGGAGCCTTTTATACTTGGAATAATAAACAACCTCCTGAGACTAGGAAATATAGTAGGTTGGACAGGTTTCTTGTGAATAAGGATTGGATGGATCAACTGCCAGCTTACTTTGCAAATTTCCTCCCTGAAGGTTTATTTGACCACACTCCTTGTTTGGTGAGTAAGAATACTAGTGGCGGGAATAAAAACAGACCAtttaagtattttaatatgtggagtaAGGCTCCTGGTTTTCTGAATTGTGTGGCTCAAGGTTGGAATAAGAATGTGGTCGggaccaaaatgtacaaagtggTAAGGAAATTAAAACTCCTTAAAACTGATCTCAAGCAGCTCAATAAAAACACATTCTCTGATATTGAAAATAAAACTGATTTGGCACAAACCCAACTGCTTCATATCCAGCAGCAACTTATGAGGAACCCTGGGGATACAGGTTTGATTATGCAGGGGATACTAACTCTGCCAACTTTTACAGCCTGATCAAAGCTAGAAGAGCTAAGAACTTCATTCATCAAATAACAGATCATGAAGGGGGTATACACACAGAGGAAGCAAGCATCCAACAAGCTTTTCTGAACTACTATCAAATGCTTCTTGGCACACAGAATAGTACAAAAAAAGTGAAATATACTGTAGTGCAAAGAGGGAAAGTGTGTACTGAACAGCAACAACAAACTCTAATGACCCCTATCACTCCTGAGGAAATCAAGCACATTATATTTCTGATTCCTAATGACAAGGCACCCGGTCCTGATGGCTACTCAAGCAAGTTTTTTAAGGACTCATGGGATGTTGTAGGTAATGAGGTAACTGAAGCCGTTCTTGATTTTTTTCAGTCTGGATGCTTATTAAAACAGCTTCATGCCACTATAGTTACCCTAATTCCTAAGGTGAATAGACCTGTTAATGTGGTAAAGTATAGACCCATTGCTTGTTATAATGTGATCTATAAGTGCATTTCCAAGGTGTTATGTTCTAGACTGGCTGTTGTTCTCCCTGAGTTAATATCTCCAAATCAGGGGGGGTTCATTAAAGGAATAAGCATAATGGAAAATATCCTGATTTGTCAAGATATTGTAAGATTATATGAGAGAAATGCAGCATCTCCAAGATGTCTTTTCAAAATGGACCTGCAAAAGGCTTATGATACAATTGAATGGGTTTTCCTGGATGACATGTTGCAAGCCTTAAAATTTCAAGAACAGTACAGGAAGTGGATAATGCAGTGTGTCACAAATGCTACTGATGCAGGAGCAAGGGGATCAGGCAACCATCAAGACAATCACAAGGAGCTTGGCCTGACCAGGCTTGGGAATTACCTGATTCTCTAAAGAAACTATCCAACCAGGGGCTCCAGCTAATTTTCAGTCAACATTAAGGGTCCAAGCTACAAAATCATCCGGAGAAGTTCCTCAAATTATGCTTAGAAGAATAGTTAATCAGGCTCACAAAGTCAGGGTCCATTCAGGGAAGCATACAACATTATCCTTGCTAATTCAGTGATAATTCCTTTGTTTTTGTTTAAGTAAGTCTCATTATCTAAATAAGGACCTTGGAGGGTCATAGTAGTCCCTACCAAGTCAGGAGACAAGCAACAAGAAGGCCAAACAAGAGCTTTAAAGACCTGAGAACAGCATTGCCATTTCAGGAAACAAACAAGAATGCTTTATTGTGCTTTTCTGAACTTTTAACTAGTCTGTTTTATTGCTGTTATTTCGTCCTCATTTGTGGACTTCTTGCTGTTATTTTAACTTCTTTTGTAAGGCCTTCTGAGCCATTAGATGATAGTTTAATCAAGGGTAGAGATCTCTTTGTAAACTCTATTTAAGCAGCCTGATATCCCACTTTTACAAGCAGATTTGAATGAAATGAAAACCTAAAGAGTTTACTCTCTTCAACCTGTTAACTTGTGCCTTGCTTAGTTAACAAACTTATTCAGTagcttgtgctttccttagttgCTGGCCTAAGCTTAATTTAACCTCCTTGTGCCTTGCTTAGGGGATTGAGTTAATCCTAGGACTCACTGTTTTTAGAATTTCCCTGTGCATTGCTTGAGGGTCTTAAGTTCAGGGTTTTATCTTCCATTTTCTTGCATAAATCCAGTCAAGCCATATCAACCCCTGGTTGGGCATATCAAAGTGGTAATCAGAGCCAGGTTTAACACAATCCCATCTTGTGTTAATCTTGGGTTGACATATATTCAGTGAGTTCATCTTCCCCTAACTACATTaaaaactacaaaaaataaccATGAGTGTAGAGAAAATTACTGAGTTGGAAACAAAGATAGATACCATGGCTGGTACTGTCAATGTTATGGCAGAAGCAGTGAATGAGCTTATGAACCAACATCCTGGATTTGCAGGGAGAGGCAGAGGTCGTGGGAGAGGATACATACCACAACCAAGAAGAGGGCCACGTGAGGATGAGGAGCAGTCTGATTCAGATGACAGCAGAAGAAGCAGGCTTTCCCTCAACAGACACACTGATAAGCATCTTAAGGTAGAGATCCCTGAATTTTCTGGTAGTTTGAACCCAAATGATTTGTTAGAATGGTTAAGAGATGTTGAAAGAATTTTTGAGTATAAAGGATATAATGACACCAAAGCCTTTAAAGTTGCTACTTTAAAACTTAAGGGTTATGCATCATTATGGTATGACACCATGAAGAGTCTAAGGGCCAGGGAAGGAAAGGACTCCATTAGATCTTGGAATAAACTGAAAAAGAAGTTGCTTGCTAAGTTTGTTGCTAAAGATTACACTCAAGACTTGTTTATTAGGCTGTCTAAATTGAAACAAAATGAAAATTCTGTAGAAGCTTATCTGAGGGATTTTGAACAATTGACACTACAATGTGATATCATTGAAAAACCTGAGCAAAGGATTGCTAGGTTCCTAGAAGGCTTAAATTATAACATTGCAAAGCAAGTAAGGTTACAACCACTATGGTCTTTTGAGGATGTGGTCAATTTATCCTTTAGAGTTGAAAAAATGAGTAAGGAAACACCCAAGTCTTATGCTAAAGCACCCCCTCCTAAACCTTATTCTGGGGTCAGGATTGGTGAGAATTCTAGACCTCCTTTAGTTGTAAACAAGAGTGTCTTGGATAAAGGCAAGACTCCAATGGGACAGAAGTCCACTCCCACAGTAGATGAGAGAAGGAAATGCTACCAGTGTCAGGGGTATGGGCATTTCAAAAAGGATTGTCCTTCTAAGAGGACCCTAACTGCCACAGAAGTCCAAGAATGGGAAGAAGAGGGATTGGTAGAATATGAACCAGAAGAGGAATATGGGAGTGAGAAGGAGGATGACTCAGATAAGACAATGGTTTTGACCCCTCCTGATACATGTCACAGCCTTGTTCTTTGGGGAGTTATGCATTCACAGCAGCAACCACTTGAGGAAGATCAGAGGTCCTTAATTTTCAGAAGCAGGTGTACCATTCAAGGCAGGGTGTGTAATGTGATCATAGATGGGGGTAGCTGCACCAATGTGGCTTCTGTCACTATGGTTAACAAGCTCAATTTAGAAACCAAACCTCACCCAAACCCTTACAAACTCAGGTGGCTCAATAAAGGGGCAGAAGTCAAGGTTGATCAGCAATGCCTTGTACCCTTTTTCCATTGGgaacacttataaagatgaggtAACTTGTGACATTGTTCCAATGGATGCCTGTCATTTACTATTGGGCAGGCCTTGGGAGTTTGACAAGGATGCCTTACACAAAGGGAAGAGCAATATCTACACTTTTAAGCATGCGAACCAGAGAATAGTGCTCACACCTTTACCCCCAAACACCAAGGATTATGGCAGTCCTAACATGAGCAACCATAAAGGAGTACTATTCCTCTCATAAGCAGAAATACTTAGGGAAATGCAGGAAGAGCAGTCTGCTTTCATTCTATTATCCAAGGAAGTTGAGGGTACAACAAGCATTCCCAGTGAAGTCATGGAACTGATTCATAACTATCAGGAAGTATTTCCAACAGAGCTGCCATCAGGGTTACCTCCATTGAGGGGAAGTGAGCATCAGATAGATCTAGTGCCTGGTGCAATGCTGCCTAACAGGCCAGCTTACAGAAGTGACCCAAAGACAACTCAGGAGCTACAGAAACAGATAGAAGAACTCATGTCCAAGGGGTTTGTTAGAGAATCCTTGAGCCCTTGTGCGGTTCCAGCTCTCCTTGTTCCAAAAAAGGATGGCATatggagaatgtgcattgatagCAGGGCAATCAACAATATCACTGTAAAATACAGGTTTCCAATCCCTAGATTGGATGATATGCTCGATGAACTTTGTGGTGCTAAGCTATTTTCTAAGATAGACCTCAGACAAGGCTATCATCAAGTAAGGATAAGGGAAGGTGATGAATGGAAAACTGCTTTCAAGACCAAACATGGTCTCTAagagtggcttgtgatgccatttgtcCTGTCTAATGCTTCTAGTACTTTCATGAGACTTATGACAGAAGTACTGAGACCTTACTTGGGTCAGTTTATTGttgtatactttgatgacatccTAGTATTTAGCAAATTTAAAACTGAACATTTGGAGCATCTGACATTGTTGTTTATGAAATTAAGGGAGCATAAATTGTTTGGAAAGTTAGAAAAATGTTCCTTCATGACTGGGGAGGTGAAGTTCTTGGGATATGTGATAACTGAGAGGGGCATAGCTGTGGATCAAGAGAAAATTGCAGCTATCAGGTCATGGCCTGCTCCTAAAACCATCACTGAAGTGAGAGGATTCCATGgcttggcatcattttacaggaGGTTCATCAAGGGGTTCAGTACAATCATGGCACCTGTGACTGAAGGAATGAAAAAAGGAGTGTTTACTTGGACAGAACAGGCACAGCAGGCCTTTGAACTTATCAAGAAGAAACTGTGTGAGGCACCTATCCTGGCATTACCTGATTTTGATCAGTTGTTTGAGGTGGAATGTGATGCTAGTAGAGTAGGGATAGGGGCAGTGCTCATTCAGGGAAGGAATCCAGTGGCCTTCTTTAGTGAGAAACTCAGTGGAGCTAAGCTTAACTACTCAACATATGACAAGGAGTTTTATGCATTGGTCAGGTCCCTGATGTATTGGAGCCACTATCTAAAACCAAAGCCCTTTGTTCTTCACTCTGATCATGAGGCACTGAAGTATATTAATGGTCAGCATCAACTAAATGCCAGGCATGCTAAGTGGGTTGAGTTTCtccaatattttaatttttcTAGCAAGCATAAAGAGGGAAAACTCAATGTTGTAGCAGATGCACTTTTGAGGAGTCACTCTATGTTAGTCACAATCCAGCAAAGAGTGTTGGGGTTTGAGTTTATGA
Protein-coding sequences here:
- the LOC141619026 gene encoding uncharacterized protein LOC141619026 — translated: MNFGFWNVRGMNREGKQKVVHNFLQANNVGLFGLLESKVKPNNLTKDVSNVFHEWSVSTNTTYHKGGRIWILWKPHLYDIQFLEYNPQYIHMYVVNKNSQDWFFHTIVYAFNGALLSRGDFNCVLQATERLRGQVSLAESAPFQDCLDWCQLMDIKASGAFYTWNNKQPPETRKYSRLDRFLVNKDWMDQLPAYFANFLPEGLFDHTPCLVSKNTSGGNKNRPFKYFNMWSKAPGFLNCVAQGWNKNVVGTKMYKVVRKLKLLKTDLKQLNKNTFSDIENKTDLAQTQLLHIQQQLMRNPGDTDHEGGIHTEEASIQQAFLNYYQMLLGTQNSTKKVKYTVVQRGKVCTEQQQQTLMTPITPEEIKHIIFLIPNDKAPGPDGYSSKFFKDSWDVVGNEVTEAVLDFFQSGCLLKQLHATIVTLIPKVNRPVNVVKYRPIACYNVIYKCISKVLCSRLAVVLPELISPNQGGFIKGISIMENILICQDIVRLYERNAASPRCLFKMDLQKAYDTIEWVFLDDMLQALKFQEQYRKWIMQCVTNATDAGARGSGNHQDNHKELGLTRLGNYLIL